In one window of Amblyomma americanum isolate KBUSLIRL-KWMA chromosome 9, ASM5285725v1, whole genome shotgun sequence DNA:
- the LOC144103754 gene encoding uncharacterized protein LOC144103754 → ICSIPTTQTFAFVALLGFVACVAFAEEATKKDEKKEEKKDVEGRGGVLGGVGYGVGVGPGLVGPGVVGSPALVGAGLGHGVGLGGVGLGHGVGGGFQSAHGASAGGHQAGFQKGAAGHNQGSAGFAGGSSHRNVNAYSNNQGYNHNSGFSASDSKSFGSGHQQGSSGFQGGAAGHQAGFGQSSFGKAAGVGHAGVGLHG, encoded by the coding sequence ATTTGTTCAATTCCCACGACGCAGACTTTCGCATTCGTCGCACTCCTTGGCTTCGTGGCCTGCGTCGCTTTCGCCGAAGAGGCGACGAAGAAGgacgaaaagaaggaagagaagaaggacgtCGAAGGACGCGGAGGCGTCCTGGGTGGCGTGGGCTACGGTGTCGGTGTGGGCCCGGGCCTTGTCGGTCCCGGAGTGGTCGGCAGCCCCGCTCTTGTGGGAGCTGGTCTCGGACACGGAGTCGGCTTGGGTGGAGTCGGCTTGGGCCACGGCGTCGGCGGTGGCTTCCAGTCTGCACACGGCGCCTCTGCCGGAGGACACCAGGCCGGCTTCCAGAAGGGCGCTGCAGGGCACAACCAGGgatctgcaggcttcgccggtgGTTCCTCCCATAGGAACGTCAACGCATACAGCAACAACCAGGGATACAACCACAACTCGGGCTTCTCGGCCAGTGACAGCAAGAGCTTCGGCTCCGGACATCAGCAGGGATCCTCTGGATTCCAGGGTGGAGCCGCTGGTCACCAGGCTGGATTCGGACAGTCCTCCTTTGGGAAGGCCGCCGGAGTTGGTCACGCGGGCGTGGGTCTCCACGGATAA
- the LOC144104686 gene encoding uncharacterized protein LOC144104686: protein MRTFAIVALLGFVACVAFAEEATKKDEKKEEKKDIEGRGGVLGGVGYGVGVGPGLVGPGVVGSPALVGAGLGHGVGLGGVGLGHGVGGGFQSAHGASAGGHQAGFQKGAAGHNQGSAGFAGGSSHRSVNAYSNNQGYNHNSGFSASDSKSFGTGHQQGSSGFQGGAAGHQAGLGQSSFGKTARVGHAGFGIHR from the exons ATGAGG ACTTTCGCAATCGTCGCTCTCCTTGGCTTCGTGGCCTGCGTCGCTTTCGCCGAAGAGGCGACGAAGAAGgacgaaaagaaggaagagaagaaggacatCGAAGGACGCGGAGGCGTCCTGGGTGGCGTGGGCTACGGCGTCGGTGTGGGCCCGGGCCTTGTCGGTCCCGGAGTGGTCGGCAGCCCCGCTCTTGTGGGAGCTGGTCTCGGACACGGAGTCGGCTTGGGTGGAGTCGGCTTGGGTCACGGCGTCGGCGGTGGCTTCCAGTCTGCACACGGCGCCTCTGCCGGAGGACACCAGGCCGGCTTCCAGAAGGGCGCTGCAGGGCACAACCAGGgatctgcaggcttcgccggtgGTTCCTCCCATAGGAGCGTCAATGCATACAGCAACAACCAGGGATACAACCACAACTCGGGCTTCTCGGCCAGTGACAGCAAGAGCTTCGGCACCGGACATCAGCAGGGATCCTCTGGATTCCAGGGTGGAGCCGCTGGTCACCAGGCTGGACTCGGACAGTCCTCCTTTGGGAAGACCGCTAGAGTTGGTCACGCGGGCTTTGGTATCCACAGATAA